One part of the Ailuropoda melanoleuca isolate Jingjing chromosome 6, ASM200744v2, whole genome shotgun sequence genome encodes these proteins:
- the TACR2 gene encoding substance-K receptor isoform X1 yields MLIPDPEAAMGACAVVTDANISSSLESNTTGITAFSMPGWQLTLWATAYLALVLVAVTGNATVIWIILAHQRMRSVTNYFIVNLALADLCMAAFNATFNFIYASHNIWYFGRAFCHFQNLFPITAMFVSIYSMTAIAADRYVAIVHPFQPRLSAPGTKAVIAGIWLLALALAFPQCFYSTVTVDEGATKCVVVWPEDNGSKMLLLYHLVVIALIYVLPLVVMLLAYSVIGLTLWRREVPRHQMHGASLRHLRAKRKFVKTMVLVVVTFAVCWLPYHSYFILGSFQEDIYYHKFIQQVYLALFWLAMSSTMYNPIIYCCLNHRFRSGFRLAFRCCPWVTPTEEDKIELTYTPSLSVRVNRCHTKETFFMAGDTAPSHATNGQARGAQDGVPTEP; encoded by the exons ATGCTTATCCCGGACCCAGAGGCAGCCATGGGGGCCTGTGCTGTTGTGACCGACGCCAACATCTCGTCCAGCCTTGAGAGCAACACCACGGGCATCACGGCCTTCTCCATGCCCGGTTGGCAGCTGACTCTGTGGGCCACCGCCTACCTGGCCCTGGTGTTGGTGGCCGTGACGGGCAATGCCACGGTCATCTGGATCATCCTGGCCCACCAAAGAATGCGCTCGGTCACCAATTACTTCATTGTCAACCTGGCCCTGGCTGACCTCTGCATGGCCGCCTTCAATGCCACCTTCAATTTCATCTACGCCAGCCACAACATCTGGTACTTTGGCCGTGCCTTCTGCCACTTCCAGAACCTCTTCCCCATCACGGCCATGTTCGTCAGCATCTACTCCATGACCGCCATCGCCGCGGACAG GTACGTGGCCATCGTCCACCCCTTCCAGCCACGGCTCTCGGCCCCCGGCACCAAAGCGGTGATTGCTGGCATCTGGCTGCTGGCCCTGGCCCTCGCCTTCCCCCAGTGCTTCTACTCCACCGTCACCGTGGACGAGGGCGCCACCAAGTGCGTGGTGGTCTGGCCCGAAGACAACGGCAGCAAGATGCTCCTTTT GTACCACCTCGTGGTGATCGCCCTCATCTACGTGCTGCCTCTCGTGGTCATGCTCCTTGCCTACAGTGTCATCGGCCTAACGCTCTGGAGACGCGAGGTTCCCAGGCACCAGATGCACGGCGCCAGCCTGCGCCACCTGCGGGCCAAGAGGAAG TTCGTGAAGAccatggtgctggtggtggtgacgTTTGCCGTCTGCTGGCTGCCCTACCACTCCTACTTCATCCTGGGCAGCTTCCAGGAGGACATCTACTACCACAAGTTCATCCAGCAGGTGTACCTGGCGCTCTTCTGGCTGGCCATGAGCTCCACCATGTACAACCCCATCATCTACTGCTGCCTCAACCACAG GTTTCGCTCTGGATTCCGGCTTGCTTTCCGTTGCTGTCCGTGGGTCACGCCGACAGAAGAGGATAAGATTGAGCTGACCTACACTCCATCCCTTTCTGTGAGGGTCAACAGGTGTCACACTAAAGAGACTTTTTTCATGGCTGGGGATACGGCCCCCTCTCACGCTACCAATGGGCAGGCCAGGGGTGCCCAGGATGGGGTACCTACTGAACCCTGA
- the TACR2 gene encoding substance-K receptor isoform X2, with product MLIPDPEAAMGACAVVTDANISSSLESNTTGITAFSMPGWQLTLWATAYLALVLVAVTGNATVIWIILAHQRMRSVTNYFIVNLALADLCMAAFNATFNFIYASHNIWYFGRAFCHFQNLFPITAMFVSIYSMTAIAADRYVAIVHPFQPRLSAPGTKAVIAGIWLLALALAFPQCFYSTVTVDEGATKCVVVWPEDNGSKMLLLYHLVVIALIYVLPLVVMLLAYSVIGLTLWRREVPRHQMHGASLRHLRAKRKVYLALFWLAMSSTMYNPIIYCCLNHRFRSGFRLAFRCCPWVTPTEEDKIELTYTPSLSVRVNRCHTKETFFMAGDTAPSHATNGQARGAQDGVPTEP from the exons ATGCTTATCCCGGACCCAGAGGCAGCCATGGGGGCCTGTGCTGTTGTGACCGACGCCAACATCTCGTCCAGCCTTGAGAGCAACACCACGGGCATCACGGCCTTCTCCATGCCCGGTTGGCAGCTGACTCTGTGGGCCACCGCCTACCTGGCCCTGGTGTTGGTGGCCGTGACGGGCAATGCCACGGTCATCTGGATCATCCTGGCCCACCAAAGAATGCGCTCGGTCACCAATTACTTCATTGTCAACCTGGCCCTGGCTGACCTCTGCATGGCCGCCTTCAATGCCACCTTCAATTTCATCTACGCCAGCCACAACATCTGGTACTTTGGCCGTGCCTTCTGCCACTTCCAGAACCTCTTCCCCATCACGGCCATGTTCGTCAGCATCTACTCCATGACCGCCATCGCCGCGGACAG GTACGTGGCCATCGTCCACCCCTTCCAGCCACGGCTCTCGGCCCCCGGCACCAAAGCGGTGATTGCTGGCATCTGGCTGCTGGCCCTGGCCCTCGCCTTCCCCCAGTGCTTCTACTCCACCGTCACCGTGGACGAGGGCGCCACCAAGTGCGTGGTGGTCTGGCCCGAAGACAACGGCAGCAAGATGCTCCTTTT GTACCACCTCGTGGTGATCGCCCTCATCTACGTGCTGCCTCTCGTGGTCATGCTCCTTGCCTACAGTGTCATCGGCCTAACGCTCTGGAGACGCGAGGTTCCCAGGCACCAGATGCACGGCGCCAGCCTGCGCCACCTGCGGGCCAAGAGGAAG GTGTACCTGGCGCTCTTCTGGCTGGCCATGAGCTCCACCATGTACAACCCCATCATCTACTGCTGCCTCAACCACAG GTTTCGCTCTGGATTCCGGCTTGCTTTCCGTTGCTGTCCGTGGGTCACGCCGACAGAAGAGGATAAGATTGAGCTGACCTACACTCCATCCCTTTCTGTGAGGGTCAACAGGTGTCACACTAAAGAGACTTTTTTCATGGCTGGGGATACGGCCCCCTCTCACGCTACCAATGGGCAGGCCAGGGGTGCCCAGGATGGGGTACCTACTGAACCCTGA
- the TACR2 gene encoding substance-K receptor isoform X3, which translates to MLIPDPEAAMGACAVVTDANISSSLESNTTGITAFSMPGWQLTLWATAYLALVLVAVTGNATVIWIILAHQRMRSVTNYFIVNLALADLCMAAFNATFNFIYASHNIWYFGRAFCHFQNLFPITAMFVSIYSMTAIAADRYVAIVHPFQPRLSAPGTKAVIAGIWLLALALAFPQCFYSTVTVDEGATKCVVVWPEDNGSKMLLLYHLVVIALIYVLPLVVMLLAYSVIGLTLWRREVPRHQMHGASLRHLRAKRKLPGGHLLPQVHPAGVPGALLAGHELHHVQPHHLLLPQPQVSLWIPACFPLLSVGHADRRG; encoded by the exons ATGCTTATCCCGGACCCAGAGGCAGCCATGGGGGCCTGTGCTGTTGTGACCGACGCCAACATCTCGTCCAGCCTTGAGAGCAACACCACGGGCATCACGGCCTTCTCCATGCCCGGTTGGCAGCTGACTCTGTGGGCCACCGCCTACCTGGCCCTGGTGTTGGTGGCCGTGACGGGCAATGCCACGGTCATCTGGATCATCCTGGCCCACCAAAGAATGCGCTCGGTCACCAATTACTTCATTGTCAACCTGGCCCTGGCTGACCTCTGCATGGCCGCCTTCAATGCCACCTTCAATTTCATCTACGCCAGCCACAACATCTGGTACTTTGGCCGTGCCTTCTGCCACTTCCAGAACCTCTTCCCCATCACGGCCATGTTCGTCAGCATCTACTCCATGACCGCCATCGCCGCGGACAG GTACGTGGCCATCGTCCACCCCTTCCAGCCACGGCTCTCGGCCCCCGGCACCAAAGCGGTGATTGCTGGCATCTGGCTGCTGGCCCTGGCCCTCGCCTTCCCCCAGTGCTTCTACTCCACCGTCACCGTGGACGAGGGCGCCACCAAGTGCGTGGTGGTCTGGCCCGAAGACAACGGCAGCAAGATGCTCCTTTT GTACCACCTCGTGGTGATCGCCCTCATCTACGTGCTGCCTCTCGTGGTCATGCTCCTTGCCTACAGTGTCATCGGCCTAACGCTCTGGAGACGCGAGGTTCCCAGGCACCAGATGCACGGCGCCAGCCTGCGCCACCTGCGGGCCAAGAGGAAG CTTCCAGGAGGACATCTACTACCACAAGTTCATCCAGCAGGTGTACCTGGCGCTCTTCTGGCTGGCCATGAGCTCCACCATGTACAACCCCATCATCTACTGCTGCCTCAACCACAG GTTTCGCTCTGGATTCCGGCTTGCTTTCCGTTGCTGTCCGTGGGTCACGCCGACAGAAGAGGATAA